In the Ictidomys tridecemlineatus isolate mIctTri1 chromosome 10, mIctTri1.hap1, whole genome shotgun sequence genome, TTCAGATTCAAGGAATATGTGAGAATTTTCAGGGTGGTAGACCTCTTGTTGGTGGCTCTATAAGGGGACTTAACGGTGGCATGAAATTACAATGCATAGGGAAAATGTGACTGGCAGTGGGTTTTGTCCAGAGTACTATCTGGCAGGCTTGAGTCCAGGATCTAGTAAATGATCTAGTCTACTCTGGTGGGGCTGATGGTAGGCAATTAAGTAGCTGAGCACTTTGCTTTGACTGGATGAGAGGACAGGAATGAGAATGTGGCATTCAGTGAAAGTTTGCTTTGAGACAACTTGACAGCAACTTTGAGACAAATATGAAAGTATTAATTCTGACTTGCTGTATAAATTTGAAACCATGATAATACACCCAAATTagaacatatatacacacatatatgattcTGATAATTTCATCCAGGGTGGTGTGAGTTGAGCTGAATCTGCTTATGACATTGCATTTGAATCAATTAGTTGATCGACCGAAATACCCATCATTGCAGTTCCAATTTGCTCTTTGTTCCTTAGTGAGAACCTTGAGAAGCAGCTAGTGATGGCATTCCTGCTGCACTCTGCTCTGCTCCTTTCAGAGGCCTCCTGTTGTTCTCTTCCTACCATGGTTATTTCTTACATGCTTCCCTACTCTTGGTTCTCTTatgcctcttcctcttcccctcactCATAGTGTCCCATCTGTTACTTCTCCATGCCATTCTCTTCCTATGTCCTCAGTAACTAGAGGCTCAATGACAGACAGGGCAATTGTTGGGATCAACCGTTGGTCTTTGGGGCCATTACCTTCATTGGGGAGCAACAAATGTGCCATACATGTGGCTGAGAGGATCCATTGCAGGGCAGATGGGGTGAAGTATGTGCTAGGCACTCTAGGCCTTATCTCGAGGTGAGCTCTTTGCAAGCAGAGGAGCCTGGTCTTCCTTCTCTGGCTGCTCTATTTCCTGCAACAGCCTGTAGAGGGGCTCTGGAGTGCTCTGGTGATAGGGAGCTTCTTTAGACCCCATCATCTTCAAGCTGGAGTAGTAACAACGATGCCAAAAGTAAGAGAAACCATAGATTCCAAACAGACACAAGGCGTCAAACATCACATGCCAGCAGAAGAAGGTGGTGACAAACATGAGATCATTCATGTCATCATCGTCCCAAGGGTAGCCAGAGACTGGTCTGTACAGAATAAAGCCTGTCTGTATCAGCCAGGAGCCCAGGACCAGAATCAGCAAAGTCTCCATCATCCAGAGTTGAAACATCTCAGGAGCCCAGAGTTCTACAGTTAACACCAGCAACAGCAGGAACACCACCAAGATGAGCAGAGAATGAACTTGCAGCTCTATCCCTGAGGACCCCTTAGCATGTGACACCATCAGTAGCAGGAGCTCATAGAAGGACAGGGCCAGGGCACCTTTTTCTAGGACCACACACCTCTGAGGGAGCATGTTCTTGCTCATGACATCTACACAGCCCATGAGTATGAGGAGGGTGAACATGGTGAGGTGCTGCCACTCTTTGGAGTACAGAAACCTTGGTGGCAGCTCCCTGTCCATCAATATTATTCCTCCTTCAATGCAGTTGTTGACATAAACCACTAAGAGAGAGCCAGCCACTATCTTCAGCAAACCTTCATAGGATATTTTCCACAGCCTGGCCCATCTCCCTTTCTTCTTGGGAGGGCACAAAGATTGGAGTGAGTCACTGAATATCACTATGGCCTGATACAATCCATTACAGAAAAGAAATAGCCCTGGGTAAGCATGACCGTGGAATTTCCCCATGAAATTACTGGTCTATTTGATTAAGGAGGTAAGAAGAAAATTCAGGACTTCTCTGTTCTCCTTCCCCTCATGGGCCCCTCAAGTTTTTAGTGCTATGCAGAGCTAActtctttctacttttattaCCTCCCTCTGCCCACTGCACTCTCCCACATAATGGAAAGTTCTGGACAGGTGCCTACACTCTGTGTGAAAGGAGTCTTATTGTTCCATTCCATTTTGGAACACTGGGAACGGACTGACTTCTGCCACAGAAGGAAGGTGAATATTTCTAAATGTGCACCTGCAGGGATGTATACTCTCAGGATTGCTACCTAGGGGCCCTTTAGGAGCTTCTGATGACAATTCATGGCTTGTTTCCTTCTGCTTATGCCCAGTTCTCAGATAATGCGAAAGGTATCCGATCATGAAGATTATCCAGAGGATTGGGTTATGTACAAATTTTTGTGCATCCTGCAAGACCTCTTATTCATATCTTGGGTCATATACTGAAGACAGATATATTCTTTATGGAATAAAAGTTATTAACGTGGGTTTGTGTTCACATATGCAGATACCAGAGTTCCTTCTTGGTCTTATCATTCTTCTGTTAACAGAGAGATTTTAGAGACCACCAAGAAAGTGCTTGCCTCTCCCCCTGTCTCTCTCCACTGGATAATAAatgaacctaaaaaaaaaaaatcttctgagtTCAATTTTAGAGTGTTATGGTgcaatttattataaaatgcaTATACAGGTATGTGAGGCAAGTAGATCCAGTGAACTGCttatattttataatgtgaaTTAATGCCTCAACTTTATTCTCTTTGTCTAATACTTAGAGGTAAAAAAGTCCTGGGAATTATATAACAGCCAGCTTCATATGAGGGAATGCATCCAaggcaagaatttttttaaaataaaaattgtttataattATGGTACACaatttattgttttcatatacattgtgaaatgagtACAGTCAAGCCATGACATACCTGTCACCTTAAATAATTACtgttttgtggtgagaacatttaagatctatTCTGTCCGaaaatttcaagtatataatGCCTCATTATTAATCTCAGTCATTGTGCTATCTATTAGCTCTCTAAAACTTATTCATTTTACATGACTGTAACCTTGTACCTCTTGGTCAAGATCCCTTCTTTTCGCAACTTCCATTTCTGCTTCTGGTAATCACCATTTGttactctctgcttctataaattcaaatttttagaGTCCATGCATAAGTGAGGCAAGGTGAGATCATGCAATcaaggtattttctttctttttaagcttATGTCACTTAACAATAGTGCCCTCACCTTGATCCATGTTGTcccaaatgacaaaatttcctgTATGAAGGCTGAATAATAACAGTGTAGTAATTTTCTGTTCCAGGCTCTGTTGATGGTCAGGTTGCTCCTGTATTTTGGCTGTTACAAATAATGTGCCAGTCAACCTGGGAGTGCAGATAAGTTGTCTGCTGATTTTGTTCTGGATATATATGGAGAAGTAGAATTGCTAGgttatatggtaattctatttttgatCTTTTGGAGAAActttcatactgtttttcatacTTGCTTCTCcaacatttccaccaacagtgtacagtCATTCCCTTTCCTACATTACCCCCaacattcattattttttgtcttatttatttattatttattttgttgttattgctttgttttgttgtgctggagactgaactcaggggtgctgtaccactgacctacattccccacccacccttttaaatttttgagacagggtcttgctaagttgcccaggctggccttgaacttgtgatctgcagccttcccagtagctgagattagaggtgtgcaccaccatgcttgacCTGTCTTTTTTATAAGAGTCATCCTAATGTGTGGGggtaatatctcattgtgatttttagttgtatttccctgttgagcaccttttcatataaCTGTTGGCTACTTGATGTCTGCTTTGGAAAAAGATCTGTGCAGGTTCTTTACCCgtttttttcataaataatagaaatttatttctcacagatcTGGATGTCAGgaattccaagatcaaggtgccagcagattccATGCCTGGTAAGGGCTGCTCTCTCTGTTTCCAGGGTAAGTTGCCTTGTTACTTTATCCTCACATGGCAAAAGATGGAAGTGCAAAAGGAGAGAAACACTAATtccctccagcccttttataaGGTGGTTAAATACACCTCATGACTTAATCACCCTTGTGAATGTcccacttcattttttaaatatatttttatttctaattgacaCATAGTAACTGTATACATTCATTGGGTACAGTGTGCCATTTTAATACGTGTATACAGgtataatgatcagatcagggtaattggcatATCTATCAGCTCAGACATTTAAAAATCCTCTATACtagctgttttgaaatattcaattaaatattgTCAATCATAGTTATCCTGCAGTGCTATAGAACACTAGAAGCTATTCTTATCTAACGTTACCTGTTTACCCTCTAAACCCATTAACCaccctccctccacccacccatccctgaTACCAagctctggtaaccactattctgttCTGTGCTTCTTTAAGATCAGCTTTTTAGCTTCTGAATGCCTGACTTGTTTCCCTTGGCATAAAGTTATTctgttccatccatgttgctgcaaataatggattttattcttttctacgactcaataatattccattgtgcatatttttattttccatttatctgtCCATGGACACCTAGTTTAATTCTatgttttggctattatgaatagtgctgcaataaacaagagagtgcagatatctctttgataCACTGATttaaattcctttggatatatatacccagtagtagAATCACAGGATCATATGCTAGTTCTATGTCCAGATTTTTAAGGAAACTTCACACTGTTTTCCACAATTGCTGAACTAAATTTACTTTTTCACCAATAGTATATTCTTACcagcattctttttctttttgttaataacAGTTATAACAatgaaatgatatctcattgtggttttcatttgcatatatCTGAAGAATGGAAagcattgtttcatatatttgccAGCCATTTATATATCCTCTTTCAACAAATTACAAAAGGTAATTTGCTCATTCttaaattggattatttgggcTTCACTGTTGAGCtgtttgagtttcttatataCTCTGAGAATTAATCCCTTGTCAGATGAgttagttttcaatatttttctcccattctgtaggttgtctcctcattctgttgatatttttccttttttatacagaagatttttagtttgaagggatacaatttatcaatttttgcttttgaggCCTGTGTTTCTGGggtcatataaaaaaaaaaaactgcccagATAAATATCCTGAATTATTctcttcgttttttttttttccttctagtagTTTCATGCCTTACATTTAaatctgatccattttgagttgattttcatATAGGGTGAGAAGTAAggatctgatttctttcttttatatggatatccagtttaccTGGGCTGTTTGttgaagagattttattttcttcaatgtattttttttttactgcctttTTGGAAAATCAGTTGGTAGTAaatatgtgggtttatttctggattctctatttcTGTTGGTCTCTGtgcctgtttttatgccaatatcatACTGTTTTAGTTATCATGGccatttagtatattttaaagtgatATATTATAATGCCTTCAGTCTTTTCCCCCTCTTTCAGGATTCCATTGATCACTCAGTGTCATTTGTGGTTTCATACACATTctagtttttttcttattcttatgaAGAATATCTTTGAtgttttgataggaattgcattaaatccatAGATTACTTTGGGTGGTtcagacatgttttttttttaaagagagagagagagagagagagaattttaatatttattttttagtttttggcagacacaacatctttgtttgtatgtggtactgaggatcgaacccgggccgcacgcatgccaggagagcgcgctaccacttgagccacatccccagcccctggttcaGACATTTTGAGAATATTCTTCCTTTCCAGGAACATGGGACATCTTCCATCCTGTGCATTTgtcctctttgatttctttcatcagtatttgtaattttcattgcagAAATTTTTACTTGCTTTGTTACATTTATTACTAAGTACTATTTGTAGCTATTACAAATGGGATTTctttcttaacaatttttttatgtttattttctatccTGCAGcttttctgaatttgtttatcagttctaacTATTGTGTGGTGAAGTCAGATTTTTCCATACATGACATTATATCATCTGAAAACTAGTATTGTTTGACCTCCTCCTTTcctatttgaattctttttatttatttatcttgtctTATTGCTGTGGCTAAGACTAACAATAgtgtctgtatatgtgtgtgtgtgtgtattttaagacagcatctcactgTGTTATCCAGGCTGTTCTCAAACTCCTAGACTCTAGTAATCCTTCTGGCTCAGCTTCCTGGTTAGCTGGGACTACAGTTGCACACCAATTCTGTActgaataaaaatgatgaaaatagacatccttgtcttattcctgatcttagaaggaaaatttttagttttaccCCATCCATTCAACATGATATAGGTTGCAGATTTTCCATATGCAGATATTATTGTGTTGAGGTATATTCTGTCTACACCTAAATTTGtttagagtttttatcatgaagtgATATGGAATTTtatgaaatgcattttctttatctatgggGATGTTCATATAGTTTCAAACTTCATTCTATTGATCAATGTACTATGTTTATCAGTTTGCTTAtatgaaccatccttgcattcctggTATAAATCCCATTTTGGTCATAGTGTAGTTGGATTCAGTTTTCTTGTATTTTGGTGCATTTTTAGGTGCAGTTGGATTCAGTTTTcttgtattttgttgagaatttttgcatctcaaTTTATTAGACATATTGacctgtatttttctttctttctatgtccTTATCTGGCTTTGGCATAAAAATACTGcttgcctcatagaatgagtttggaagtgttcctgcCTCCCAGTTCTTTGGATTAGTTTGACAAGAATTAGTGGTAATTCTTTAAGAGTTCCACAAAACTCAgcagtgaagccatttggtcctgggcttttctttgttgaggGACTTTTTATTATGGATTTTAATATCATTACTTGTTATTGGTCCACTCATGTTGTTTATTTCCTCATGGTCAATTTTGGTAATTTGTATGTAtctagaaatttatccatttcttctaggaaTGGCATGTTGTTTATTGGCATGTTGTTTTTCATAATAGTCCCTAAAGATCCTTTTTAATGCTGTggtattgaagccagatttaaagataggtagttagtgtagttaggtaaattgggtctaatatccagtaagaGGAAGATGgagcccatcccaaggaaatgttaatgaagcagcttcCAGCAAAGGtggagatgctaatccaaaagcccttcctgcccagattactcttTCAGCCCACCTGTCCCCCACCCTTTGGGCCtccccacctacattccatcattGCAAGATAACAGAACTAAGGACAGGAATGCGTCAGGAATGTGGGAAAGTTGAAAGTAGACCTTAGTTATAAAAGAGGGAAGGTTTCccccttccacggattccacctcttgggtccccttcttccgggagaagtcttttctgctgtcctttaataaagcttcaacTTTCCACTGTAAACTTGCCTAGGCGTGCTTCTCttgtgttatacttcagcattggggaagaaAGGACTCATCACTGGTAAGCAGCGGTAACAATATCAGTTGTACTGTCTGTTTTCATACCTCATTTTACTTATATGAGTCTTACCTCTTTGTTTCTTGGTTAGTTTAGTTAAAAGTCTGTCAactttaacttttcaaaaaactattttttttcattgggattttttgttttgttttgttttagtctttctttctcctatttccactctgatttttgttattttcttccttttgttgaTTTTGGGTTTGGTCTGCTTTTACTCTTCTGGTTCTTTGAATTGTATCACTAAGttgtttattcaaaatattttttaaaattttgatattgagtctcactaagttgccaaggctggccgtGAACTTGTGGATCCTTCTTcctcattctcccaagtagctggaattggaggtgtgcaccatcacacctggcttctattttttttttttaatataggcacTTATTGCTGAAAACTTCCTTTATACTACTATTTTTGCTGCATCACATAGACTTTGGTCtgctatgttttcattttcatttgtttcaatgaatttttaaatctccttttgatttcttcatgGATTCCATCAGTAATCCAAgagatttttgtttaatttttatgtatttgtacaaTTTTGGAAGTTTCTTTTGTGGTTGATTTCTAGTTATATATAGTCTGTTGTGAGGAGAGAAAGATGCatgttatgatttcattttttttctttaaataatttgagTCTTATTTTGTGGCCCAACATATGGTCCTCTGGAGAGTGTTTCATTTGCTgataagaaaaatgtgtattctgcagcagttgaatgaaatattctgtaattaCCTGTTGGGTCTACTGGGTGAATAGCAAAATTTAACTCAAGTGTTTctctgttgactttttttttttatgtgtgtgtggggggactaGATGAGCTGTCCATTGGTGAAAGTACATCATTGAAGTCTCCAATTGTTATTTATTATAATCTATCTCCCCTTTTATATCTAATATGTTTACTTTATATGATTTGGTGCTCTAGTGTTGGTGCACAGATATTTGcaattattctttccttttgttgAATTGATCTCCTTATTGCTAtatagtgaccttctttgtctcattttacagatttttacttaatacctattttatttaatgtaaatataGCTATACCTACCTGGTTTTAGTTTCCATTttcatggtttattttttctcattctgtttctTGTTCTTTCAATCAATGTGTGCCTTTACTAGTGAAGTAAGTTTCTTATAGGCAGAATATTATTgggtctatgtgtgtgtgtgtgtgtgtgtgtgtgtgtgtgtgtgtgtgtgtgtgtgtaccagggattgaatccagagtgcttaatcactgagccttgtccccagcccatttagttttttattttgagacagagtcttgctaagttgcttggggccttgctaagttgctgaggctggctgtgaacttatgatcctcctgcctcagcctcccaagccactagtcATTCTCTAACTTTTAATTGATAAACAATCCATTTACATTCAAGAATattattcacaaaataaaaagaaattgacaaaatgaaaaggcaacctACAAAATGGGCaagaatatttgcaaatcatatatctgacaaAAGGTTAAAAGCCAAAAGGTACACAGAGAATGAGGTGAGGCATCCACGGGTAAACAACTGATTATGAAGTTGTTGCAGAGGGTACTTAGGAGTTTCTCTGAGTGCAGCAGTTGTGCTGAGGGAAGAGGAAGTTTTTCATAGAACATGAACCATCTGACTTTATGCCTCTGCATAATCATCTGCCTGCCTCATATATGCAAAGCTGTGGAGCGAAGAGGCAGAATCAATATGCTGATAGTGCTCCTGGAGTGTAGGAGAGTCTTCACTGCCTGTGAATCTTAACTCTCATGCAAGAATCTCCCACTTAATCCCATCTCATCTGAGTATTTTCTACACCTACTTAATACAGTAATCCCTTTTTAtgcttaattttgttttctgcaaTTTTCATTACCTGATTTAAAtcatggtccaaaaatattaaatggaaaattctaaaagcaaacaatttattagttttaagatatacacaatttgagtagc is a window encoding:
- the LOC101970309 gene encoding transmembrane epididymal protein 1, whose protein sequence is MGKFHGHAYPGLFLFCNGLYQAIVIFSDSLQSLCPPKKKGRWARLWKISYEGLLKIVAGSLLVVYVNNCIEGGIILMDRELPPRFLYSKEWQHLTMFTLLILMGCVDVMSKNMLPQRCVVLEKGALALSFYELLLLMVSHAKGSSGIELQVHSLLILVVFLLLLVLTVELWAPEMFQLWMMETLLILVLGSWLIQTGFILYRPVSGYPWDDDDMNDLMFVTTFFCWHVMFDALCLFGIYGFSYFWHRCYYSSLKMMGSKEAPYHQSTPEPLYRLLQEIEQPEKEDQAPLLAKSSPRDKA